The window ATGGGACGGACAGGGTAGGAGCCAGCAATTGGCTGGAGAGTGGACATAtgtatcaaaacgtcatgccaataaagcgaattgGAATTAAACTGAGTGACGCGCTTCCCAGACCTAGCCCTACATTCCTCTACCTGGATTTAACTGAGTGAGTCACTGAGGTGTGGCCTAGCGTCAGTTCAAATAAATTAGCTATCCAGAACCAGACAGGCCATTTATCATACCCACTCAGATTATCAACGTCTGCAAGGGAATCCTTGCTCTGGGCTGATAGAGCTGGCTGTTATAGACGGGCAACCACACTCTTTATTGTATAGTGCAGGGctatccaaccctgttcctgaagagttACCATTCAGTAGGTTTTCGTTCCAACCATAATCTAGAGCACCTAACtataataattagctggttgataagttgCATCAcgttagttacaactgggtttGGAGAGCCCTGGTAAAGTAGTTTTTTGCCCAATGGATGACTAGCTGTGTTGGATGAGTACTTATGTTCATAGACAGGGCCTACTCTAGACTTTTGGGGCCTCTAAGTGGGCAAAACGTTTTAGTGACTCTTGACAGTGGAGAGAaaagtaagaaaataaataaaagtgagtTTCCTGCAATACACATTTTGCCTTGACtgatgccatgttaatgatatcagAGTGAGCGTGACTTACAAATCAATGGTGGTCCGTCCCCTGGGCGCCTTCCCCTGCTTTGCGTAACTGGTCTGTATTATGCCATGATAGCttgctagactaatttaccaattcAAAAATGATGACATGGCTAGTTGAGTGACTGACATGATGAGaaattgctgatgcacaaccaaatgttgATCTTTAACccatgtgtattctactattcaaaCTTTAAACAGTAAGTTGGGACCCTGATAGAGTACctaaaatacaaatgaaatgttttttttgtcgtTTAGGGCCTGCTAGCGGCCTGGGACCCTTATGTCGCTTATTATTCCTATCCCTGTTCATAGATTCAAAAGAAATTGGTTTCCAAAGCAGGCGTTATGTAAATCAAAATGAACTCTGACTGTTGTGTAAtgtatacattattttcttcctgCTACAGGTGTAATGGCTGTGCCTCCATCATATGGTGACCTCGGCAAGTCCGCCAAGGACATCTTCAGCAAAGGCTATGGTACTGTACATTTCACTCAAACAAATATACTGTAGTGGCCATTGTGTTTGTAAGGAAACGCATTGTGTCAGAACGGGAAGAACCAATAGTTTATTTGAAGGATTCTAATCCAATAGGCAGGATGGTGTTCTATCTATAGATAAAATATCTCTATCTCGGCTCTGCATGTTATCCTGTAAGATGTTAGTGTATGAAGTATTACATTGtgctaacactgattacatttaATGACTATTTCCCATTTGTGAAATATGCATCAGTGGTTGACTAACTTTGCTTTCTCCCTGAAGGGTTCGGCCTGGTGAAGCTTGATGTGAAGACCAAGTCCGGCAGCGGAGTGGTAAGTTGCCTTATTTTCTTTCTAATTATGTGTACTTTCAAAATGAATGTAGAACTATCTCTACTCAACTCCTGTGTATGTGGTCTTTATGATTACAGTAATTGTGTAATACTTTGAATTTACAACCCTGAGAGCTTGACAGTAGCAGTATAGTTCAATACACTCCTTGACAATAAAAACCCAAGTGAATTAAGATATTTTTACaacatttgtttttattcataTCCTGATGTGAACCTTTTTTACAAATGTTCTGCAGGAGTTCAAAACAGCTGgctccaccaacacagacaccaGCAAGGTGGCGGGCAGCCTGGAAACCAAATACAAGAGGTCAGAGTACGGCCTGACCTTCACAGAAAAGTGGAACACTGACAACACCCTGGGAACAGAGATCACCGTCGAAGACCAGGTTCAGATTCAACAAAGCTTTATTTAAAATGCTTTTTGTAAAACAATCGGTGTTGTGTTTGGAGTTTCTCACAATAGCCTTGACACACAATTGAAAAGAAAGCTGATTCAAACAAGTAATGAATATTCAATATGTAGTGATCACATGAAATGCCGGAAGATCAAACTTGTGTTACCAGTCTGGTTCTCTGTTCTTGTTTTCTTTAGGTTGTCAAGGGTCTGAAGCTGACATTTGACACAACCTTCTCACCAAACACTGGGTAAGATTACAAATGTACAATTTCAATGCAGAGGACCAGTTcgaaaaatgtatgtactcactactgtaagtcgctctggattaaAAGCATCTACTAAACGACTAAAATTTAGTTCTAGTACTTAAAATGGTGTTTCATGTGTTTGGACATATGGGTGCCGATGGTATTAACATATAGCTAGCCAAGAAGAGTCAGTCCAGCACGTAGTGTCCTTACATGAAGGTAACATGATCTGGGGTGTGCAGTCCTCACAGGCTTGTGGGTAGATCTGAGGTGACAGGGGTCAGTCAAATTATCTTCAGCCTGTAATGGCACTCATCTGTATAGAATTTATTATCATATCCATGGCATGTGTTTTCTTGCTCGTATATTTGAATGTAGGTGTTTATTCTCCTTGTTGGGCTCCAGATTTTAACAATTTAAtcaaactttttatttttggggTGGCTAAAACCATGATTCGGTCAAGCAGTAGCCTAAAGTGCATTACTAGATTTTAATGTtttatataaattgtaaagtcttttgtctgtcttTTTCGTCAGTAGGACGAGCTgtcgctaatggggatcctaataaaatccaAATATCCGGATTCCTCCATGAAAGTCTGTGCCCAGCCCCTGTGGCTGTTTTACTCTGTATGCTCCGAGTAGGTTAGAGGGAGGGGACAAATAGCAACTGCTGTGACTGTTGGAGAGAagggtctcagctttctgtaggtattACATTGTATTTCTCAACTCTCAATACTGACTGTTTAAGCATAGTTTTCAACCAAAATAACTGGTATATTGCTGACGTATACAGAGCACTGGTAGTGCACATCGGCCATTTGCGGTCATTGCATAGGCCTATATAGATGTCATTGGGTAGTATGCAACAGTTTTCTTAGGACATTTAATTTACTGTTAGATTCATCAATTACAAGGCTAACTAGCAGCCTATTATATAAAGCGATCTAGCTAATGActtttgagtttccacttcccAAATGAACCAGCCTATGAGCTATTTGTACATAAAAAGATGCTAGCAAATGTCTATTGACTAAAATAAATCTGCAATTCTGGGCCCTAATTTTGCGAGTAACGTTATAGCAATAATGACCCATTTGTCAACTCATAATGCTCATCAAAATATCTTGATCGTGTGttcctgcttggacatgttagATGAAACAATTTATTTCTTGAATTATACCATCTCAGTAGCACTGTAAATTACTTTATAAGTtagctttgtgtgtgtgaccaaaACCTATGCAGTAGTTCCTCCCCAGCCAGTCCACATAGTATCGGCTTTCCTGGAAGTGTAAATCCTGTGGTGACACATGGTGGGCCACATGttgtggggaggagggggtggtcATCAAGCTGTTGCTGCATGTCCACTGAGCTCTGTGGGAGGAGTTTCCGCTAGGTACAGATATAGGATTGGGGAGGGGAAACTGATCCTAACTTTAACCATTAGTGTGGGTCGGGGATGCAAAAACTTCACTCCGCTGAATTCTACAGCTTGTCACACTGCCTAGGCTATCAGTTTAGAACTGGCCTTAGTGTCATGTAGCATGAGCATTTTAAGGAGCTCATAATAAAGTGTTATTGTAATCCCTAGTTGCTAATGCTGTGTGTGAATggaggttgtgtgtttgtgcacttaCTGTAACCCTCGTTGGCTAGTGTGTAATGACGATCCAGAAAGACATTGCTCAGGATTTGCTCAGTATTGCTTGTGGACTATTTGATTATGAACATAGGACTGTGTATGGGTGAATTACTACTGGAGTGAGAGGTTTTCAAGCTCTTGGTTTCTCCCAATTCCCTTCATATTCTGCTACGGTTGCTACATTTCCATTAGACTGGTTATATTAGGCCTGAGCTGTTTGGCTGTTcaataaaaatatttaacttcAGAATGTAGGCTAACCAAATATGTTTTTCGCTCCAACGGCAGTAAGAAGAGCGGCAAAGTCAAGACCGCCTACAAGCGCGAGTTTGTCAACCTGGGCTGTGACGTTGACTTTGACTTCGCTGGCCCCGCTATCCATGGAGCGGCCGTCGTTGGTTACGAGGGCTGGCTCGCCGGCTACCAGATGACTTTTGACACGGCCAAGTCTAAGATGACCCAGAACAACTTCGCTGTTGGATACAAGACCGGGGACTTCCAGCTACACACCAACGTGTAAGTGAGAGCATACAATGTATACAAGTGTATGCATTTCCAGTCCTCTGCTATGTGCATACAATACCAATTATCTTCAAGGACAAATGTTGTCTATTCAATTgtgtgtaaaaagaaaaaaaaagaaacgcacacaAAAACAATGGACATGGATGACTGGACAGCTGTAGTCAACCTGGAAATTATAGTAATCATTGAATATCGGATTAATAATGATTTAACCAGGGATCAAAACGTCAGGCCCTACAAACTGCATAGCATGGTAAAGGCTGGGACTTGACATATTATCTTATCACTCCTCCCTAATCTTCTCCCTGGTGGTTGTTACAGTAATGACGGTGTACAGTTCGGTGGCTCAATCTACCAGAAAGTGAGTCCAGCGCTGGAGACGGCGGTCAACCTTGCCTGGACTGCCGGCAGCAACAGCACAAGCTTCGGCATCGCAGCCAAATACCAGCTGGACAAGAGTGCCTCCATCAGTGTAAGTACTGTGCAGGAGTGACTCTTTGGGCCAGTTTTCCCACACAGAGCTTTAGTCTTGTCCAGGACTAAAAAGCCTTGTCAATGGAGATTTTCCATTGaattcacattttattttgtccaggacttggcttaatctgtgtccaggaaaccatcCCTTTGTCTTACTGTATCCTAAGAACACATGTAAGAAACGCTCAAGTACTTACTAGTGCTGTTTTCTACACTCActacatactagaggtcgaccgattatgatttttcaacgccgataccggttattggaggaccaaaaaaagccgatgccgattaatcggacgattttacatttttatttttttgtaataatgacaattacaacaatactgaatgaacacttattttaacttaatataatacatcaataaaatcaatttagcctcaaatatataatgaaacatgttcaatttggttaaaataatgcaaaaacaaagtgttggagaagaaagtaaaagtgcaatatgtgccatgtaagaaagctaacgtttaagttccttgctcagaacatgagaacacatgaaagctggtggttccttttaacatggaGTCTTCAAattcccaggtaagacgtttAAGGTtcgtagttattataggactatttctctctaatacCATggatgtatttcatatacctttgactattggatgttcttatgcacttttagtattgccagtgtacagtaagtgcttccatccctctcctcgccgctacatGGGCTCGAACCagaaacacatcgacaacagccaccctcgaagcagcgttaccagcagagaaaggggaacaactactccaagtctcagagcgagtgatgtttgaaacgctattagcgcgcacccgctaCAAGCTAGCACATTTCACATCGGGTTACATCAGCCTAATctctggagttgataggcttgaagtcataaacagcgcaatgcttgagcacagcgacgagctgctggcaaaacgcacgaaagtgctgtttgaagaatgcttacgagcctgctggtgcctaccatcgctcagtcagactgctctatcaatatCATAGACTTAGttctaacataataacacacagaaatacgagccttaggtcattaatatggtcgaatctggaaactatcatctcaaacaaAACGTTATTTCTTTCAGTAGAAATACggaccgttccgtattttatctaacggtggcatccataagtctaaatattcctgttacaattgcacaaccttcaatgttatgtcataaattACGTAaaatctggcaaattagttcgcaatgagccaggcggcccaaactgttgcatataccctgactctgcgtgcaatgaacgcaagagaagtgaacaCAATTTCAcgctggttaatattgcctgctaacctggatttctttagctaaatatgagagtttaaataaatatatacttctgtgtattgattttaagaaagggcTGTGTACTTATGGTTAGgttacacgttggagcaacgacagtacCTTTTTCGCTGGAATgagcactgcatcgattatatgcaacgcaggacatgctagataaactagtaatatcatccaACCATGTGTAggtataactagtgattatgattgattgtttttataagataagtttaatgctagctagcaacttaccttggcttcttactgcatttacgtaacaggcaggctcctcgtgaggcaggtggttagacgCGTCggctagttaaccgtaaggttgcaagattgaatccctgagctgacaggtaaaaatctgtcgtctggcccctgaagaaggcagttaacccaccgttcctagcgccgtcattgaaaatgtagaaatgtgttctaatatgacttgcctagttaaataaaggttgtaaaaaaaaaaaaaaaagtttttaacgGCGTCCAAAATTTCAATTTAATGAAAACTTGAATCATCgaccctaattaatcgtccattccgaaTTAATCGGTCGAGACCTCTATACATACTTCCTGGTGCTGTATACAACACTTACTGGTGCTGTATACAACACTTTCTGGTGCGGTCTACTACTGCTACAACTCTCGCCACAATTGTCTGGCTCTCCAGGATCAGAGTTGCCCACTCTAGTATAAGAAGGCTGCGGGTCGTTAGGAACCTTCCTCTGCCTTTTGGCTTGTAAGTTAAACAATTGATTCGTTTTTCAGGCTAAAGTGAACAACATCAGCCTGGTCGGTCTTGGGTACACCCAGACGCTGAGACCGAGTAAGACCTCTCGTTTACAGGAGATCTAATGATTCTCTACTGCTGACACTACAGGTTCTCTTTAAGTTCCCTCAAGTTGGAAATGTTAGATTACTACTCTTGTCTGTAGCCCACTACTTCTCTATGAGCAACCCACACTTTAATGCAACATCCTCTTCCTTAACCAAAGTGCTCAACGAGACCTGCGTACGGTACTGCATCTGTAAAAGAAACACATTGGACAGTACAGtaaatggggtgggggggggggggggggggcgtaggaCTCGTTCAAGTTAAAGTGCATGTATACACTCCACCCGGCACCCAAGTTGATTTTAAGATGATGCTTTACTGGAGACTCAAAGCAACGGTCGGCCAATAGAGAGGTTTTATGT is drawn from Salvelinus sp. IW2-2015 unplaced genomic scaffold, ASM291031v2 Un_scaffold1602, whole genome shotgun sequence and contains these coding sequences:
- the LOC112071388 gene encoding voltage-dependent anion-selective channel protein 2 — protein: MAVPPSYGDLGKSAKDIFSKGYGFGLVKLDVKTKSGSGVEFKTAGSTNTDTSKVAGSLETKYKRSEYGLTFTEKWNTDNTLGTEITVEDQVVKGLKLTFDTTFSPNTGKKSGKVKTAYKREFVNLGCDVDFDFAGPAIHGAAVVGYEGWLAGYQMTFDTAKSKMTQNNFAVGYKTGDFQLHTNVNDGVQFGGSIYQKVSPALETAVNLAWTAGSNSTSFGIAAKYQLDKSASISAKVNNISLVGLGYTQTLRPSVKLTLSALVDGKCINTGGHKLGLGLELEA